The genomic segment TCAGCTACGCGAAAGCGACCGTCGAAAACCTCGACGTGCTGAAAAAGGCGGAGCTTCTCGGCGTCACCCTTCCCCGCAAGTACGGCGGCCTGAACATGCCGAGCACCCTCTACTCGATGATGATGGAGATGGTCTCCCGCGCCGACGCCAGCCTCCAGAACCTTGTCGGCCTGCAGGACATCGGCGAGACGATCTACCGCTTCGGCACCGAGGAGCAAAGGATGAACTACCTCCCGCGCTTCGCCTCCGGCGAGGTTGACGGCGCGATGGTGCTCACCGAGCCCGAGGCCGGAAGCGACCTCCAGTCGGTACAGCTCAAAGCCACGCAGGACCCCAAGACCGGCCAGTGGTACCTCAACGGGATGAAGCGCTTCATCACCAACGGCTGCGCCAGCGTCCACCTCGTCCTCGCCCGTTCGGAAGAGGGCACGAAGGACGGCCGGGGCCTTTCGATGTTCGTCTGCGAAAAGACTCCGGGGCTCAAGGTCCGCAGAATAGAGGAGAAACTCGGCATCCACGGCTCCCCCACCTGCGAGCTCCAGTACGTGAACGTGCCCGCTGAGCTTGTCGGCTCGCGCAGAAGGGGCCTGACCCGCTACGTCATGTCGCTGATGAACGGCGCGAGAATCGCGATAAGCGCGCAGGCTATCGGCATAGCCGAAGCCGCTTACCGCGAGGCGCTTGAATACGCCGGGGCGAGAGAGCAGTTCGGCAAGACGATCGACAACTTCCCCGCCGTCTACGAGATGCTTGTCCGCTCCAAGGTCAATATCGTCGCCGCGCGCACCCTCCTCTACGAGACCACCAAGTACGTAGATCTTCGCGACAATTACGAGCACTGGGTCGATCACGGCGAGCCGGAGACGGTCACCGCGGAGGTGAAGGAAAGATCGAAGTTCTACTCGAAGGTCGCCGCCGTCCTCACCCCGCTCTCCAAGGCGTGCAGCACCGAGCTGGCCAACAAGGTCGCCTACGACGGCTTGCAGGTTCACGGAGGCACCGGCTACATGAAGGATTTCAACGCCGAGCGCTACGCCAGAGACGCCCGCATCACCAATATCTACGAGGGCACCACCCAGCTCCAGCACATAGCAGCCATCGGCGGCGTCACCCAGAGGGTGCTCGATCCGCTGATGGACGAGATAAGCCACCTGCCCTTCCAGGGCAAGCTCCGCAGGCTGGCGAGCGCGGTGGACATGGGCCGCGAAAGGCTGAAACACGCCGCCGCCTACGTCCTTTCCCGCGACGACTCGGAATACCAGCTCCTGATGGCGACGCGCCTCTGCAACATCGAGACGGCGATCTTCTCCGGCTACCTGCTCCTTCGCGACGCCTTCGCCGACGAGTCCAGAACGCCCCTCGCCGAGCGCTACATCCGCGAGGCGCTCCCCGTCGTCGAACAGGACTGCGCCGTCGTCATGAGCGGCGACTACTCGATAATCGACAACAAAAAAGACATACTCGACATGTAGTTTTTAATTTCCGGCAGAGAAAAGGGCCTCCCGAAACCGGAGGCCCTTTTGCTGTGTTATAGCTGTTAAAACCTTACCTTCGAGTCCAAAAACATTTCATTGACTAGTTTTTGGACGAGCCATCTTTTCGTTCCCCTTCGGGGCCCGTACGCGGCGCAACGAGTGAAGGCGTCGGGCCGGCGCGGGGTCTTAGCGAGCCTTGGCGAGCGGGTGCCCCGTACGGCCCAGCCGGAACGAAGTGGTCGCGCCAAAGGCGCGAGCAACGCGTTTTCGGGCCGATTTCTTGGGCACTTCTTTCTAAAAGAAGCGCCAAGGAGCGCGAGGCGAAGTCTCGCTAGCTGTAAATTGATGGGCTAAAGCCCATCCTACCCCTGCTCAAAAGGTGGCTTGGGGACGCGGGGCGGATAGCCCCACAAATATCATACCGGTTTACACAGACAGGATTTGCTTGGTGGGCCGAGCCCACCCTACCACTAAAGCTCCAGCCTGAGCCCGTCGAACCCCAGGACAACCTCGCCGCCGAAGGCGCTTTTGGCCTCCCTGACCGGGTCGCCGGTTTCGGTCTCGGGCTGGATGTGGGTGAGGACGAGCTTTTTCACCCTCGCGGCTTTCGCCAACTCTCCCGCCTGCACCGGCGTCAGGTGGCCGTCGGCGGGGTTGTCCGAAGCGCGCGAAGCCTCGGCGATGAGGATGTCCGCGCCGCTGGCGAAGACGGCGAGTTCGCCCGAGGGGCCGGTGTCGCCGGTGATAACCGCCGCGCGCCCCCCGAGGGAGACGCGGTAGGAGATCGAGGATTCGATGTGGTCGGCGTGGCCTGTAGCCACCGAAAGCCCCCCGACGAGCAACTCCGCCCCCTCCGAAAGCTCCAGCACCTCGCGGCTGTAGCCGCGGGCCTCCACCCACCTGCCGAAAATCGTCGAAACCCCGGAGATCAGGGCCAGAGTGTCCGGCCCCCCCGCGAGAAGAAACCTCTTCTGCCTCGGCGGCGGCGCGTAATTGCAGGCGAAAAAGAAAGGCAGAAGCTCCGAAAGATGGTCAGGGTGCCTGTGGGTCAGAAAAATCGCGTCCAGGTCCCGGTGCGAAACCCCCGCCCGCAAAAGCCCAACCAGCGCCCCCATCCCCAGATCGATCGCAACCCTCGCCCCGCCCCCCTCCACGAGAACACACGCCCCCCCTCTCGTCAGAGAAGGAGAACAACCACCGGTGCCAATAAGAGTTATTAGCATAAATACTAGTCGCTAAACAGTAGGACTTATCTTTTTTGACTTGCTGTCATATTTATCGACAGCACTTTTAAACCTACCAGCAAAAGCAAACAGGTCTTCCAGTTCGTTAATGACAGATCCCTCCTCTTTTTCTGTATCAAAAAATCCCACGGATTTCCTAGATCCATTAAAATATAAACGGCAAATTGGCTTACGATTATTATCGTCAAGCAAAATGCCGCAATAGCTCTGTACATCCCGCATAGCCACTCGTTTTGGACTAATATGTTCGCGAAGAATGGCGCGAATAATATTGTACGCCTCTATCTCCTCTTCGGTGGTGATAATTGCTGATTCTGTTTCAGTTGCAGCTGGGATTTCTTTATTATTGGTTGTAGAGGCTGCAATTTGAGGGGTTGCGTTTGGCGTTGTCTGGGCTTCTGGCGAAAGAACCGACTTTAGACGATCATTAATTTGGTCATTTAAAAGCAATCTAAATGCTCTTTTTGTAAGCTGTGTAAATTGTTCACGAATTGGCTGAGTCATTCTCCCGCTATAAACTTTACTAGCGAAAAACCTTACAAATTCCTCCGAAGGTTCTTGCATTTGTTCAGACAGAAGGCGAGTTATCTCCCGCGTATATTTCAGTTCCGCCGCAGTTGAAAGAATAGTGCTCAGGTCGAAAGAAGACTTTGAAAATTTCTTTAGTTCCTCAACAGCATTTTCCTTTGCGTCCAAAACATTGAATTCAAAAAAGGGCTTTTTATCCATTTTATTTGGTTCGTCGAGATCAGCATAAAACCAATATAATAAACCATTGGTTAATACACCGAAGCGTGCTTCGGTTACACTGTAATACCGATATAGCTGAGATGCATGCACCTTTCCCAAATCTGTAGAGTAGTGCTTGCATTCGATAAGGATTATCGGCTTGCCGTCTTTCAAGATAGCGTAATCAATCTTTTCGCCTTTTTTAGTACCGAAATCTGCATTCAACTCAGGAGTAACTTCGGATGGGTCAAACACGTTGTATCCGAGGGCGTGCAGAAATGGCATTACAAGAGCGTGCTTTGTTGCCTCTTCTGTTTGAATACTATCAAGTTGCTTCGGTATTCGGGCAGACAGTTCGCGTATCTTGTCAATTAGGTCCATTTTGCTCATCCTCTCTTGCCTAATGTTGTCGGTTTTTCGTTTCACTCAAACCGACCTACTTTTACATACTATAAACAAACTACCTTCGAGCCGATAAGCTAATAATCACCCCGCTTATCGGCGAGCCTTCTTTTCGTCTCCCACAGAGCCCGTACGCGGCGCAACGAGTGGAGGCGTCGGGCCGGCGCGGGGTCTTAGCGTAGCGAAGCGGAGCGGGTGCCCCGTACGGCCCAGCCGGAACGAAGTGGTCGCTCGTAGAGCGAGCGACGCGTCCGGGCTGAGTTTTGGGCCACCTTTTGCTCACTCAAAAGGTGGCTTGGGGCGCGGGGCGGACAGCCCCGCTAGCTGTAAATTGATGGGCTGAAGCCCATCCTACTCCGGCTAGCTGTAAAAGTGCAAAGCACACAAAAGTCACTGGATTCCCGCGCTTCGCGCGAGAATGACGACCGAAGAATGGTGCGTTACGGCTACGCCTAACGCACCCTACGTAACTACCCCTCAAAGAAATTAATGTTTTGTCGCCTTTCGCTACGCTCAAAGCGACCTACACAACTACTAATCAATAAACTTGCTGGCCATCAGCAGCGCAAAATTAACAATCGCCAGCGCCATGCCGGTATACGACAGCATTTTCCGCTTCTCGTAACTGTTTTTCCGAAAAATCACCATAACCGCCAGAACGATAAAAACTTCCGCCCCAACGAGAAAAAACAAAGCATTCTTATCTAACATCTTTATGATCCGCAAAGCTGGTGTTGCCTGTGTAAATAAGCCGGGCTGCCGTAATTTTATACACCTATCCGCAACGTAAAAAAATACCTTCGAGCGAATGAGCCGGGAAATCCCCGCTCGCATGCGAGTTTTCTTTTCGTTCCCATGGAGGCCCCGCGAGGTTTTTTAATTTGGCGGGCCGCGCCCTCCCTACGAATGGTTGACCACGCCCGCCTCTTCTTATAGGCTTACCACTTGGTAAATTAAACGTGACGAGCGCCCGAGGGAATCCGGGACGCGCGATGGTTTATCTGGAGAAATCATGGCAAAGACCACGACCTACAAAGACGCCGGAGTAGACATAGACGCGGGCAACCGGCTTGTTTCAAAGATAAGCGAGATCGTCAAGCCGACGATACGGCCCGAGGTTATAGGCGGCATCGGCGGCTTCGGCTCTCTTTTTTCCCTTGCGAAGCTCCCCTACAAGAACCAGGTGCTGGTGGCCTCCACCGACGGCGTGGGGACGAAGCTGAAGATCGCCTTCATGGCGGACAGGCACGACACGGTGGGCATAGACCTCGTGGCGATGTGCGTGAACGACGTGGTGGTGCAGGGCGCGGAGCCCCTCTTCTTCCTCGATTATTTCGCGACGGGGCAGCTGAAAGAGGGCACGGCGGAGCAGGTAATCTCGGGAATCGCCAAGGGGTGCGTGCAGGCGAACTGTTCGCTGGTGGGCGGCGAGACGGCTGAGATGCCGGGGATGTACCCGGAGGGCGAGTACGACCTCGCGGGTTTCTCGGTGGGCATAGCCGACCGCGAAAAGCTGATCGACGGCACCTCGATAAACTTCGGAGACGCCGTCATCGGCATAGCCTCCTCGGGCGTCCACTCCAACGGCTACTCGCTGGTCCGCAAGGTTCTCTTCACCGACGGAAAATACTCCATCGACCACGTCTTCCCCGAGCTGGGAATCCCGCTGGGCGAAGAGCTGCTGAAACCCACCCGCATCTACGTGAAGACGATAATGAACCTCAACCGCGACTTCACCATCAAGGGTGTGGCGCACATCACCGGCGGCGGGCTGCCGGAGAACCTTCCGCGCGTGCTGCCGAAGGGGTGCGGGGCGCGGATAGATTCCTCGAAGTGGGTGGAGCAGCCGATCTTCGGCCTTATCGCGAAGATGGGCAACGTCCCCCGTCCCGACATGCTACGCACCTTCAACTGCGGCGTGGGAATGGTTATCGTGGTGCCCGACAGGGAGAGCGCGGACGTGCTGGAGAGGCTGCGCGCCCTCGGGGAGAAGGCTTCGGTCATCGGCCACATCATTGAACAGAAGAAGGGCGCTCCCGAAGTGGAGGTTATAGACTGATGGGTTTAAAAATCGGGGTTCTGGCTTCGGGCGGCGGCTCGAATCTCCAGTCTATCCTCGACGCCTGCGGTGAGGGGCGGCTGGACGGAAAAGTGCTGGTTGTGATCAGCGACAACCCTCACGCCTTCGCGCTTGAACGCGCCTGCAAATACGGGGCGGCGACAGTCGTAATCGAACTCGACCGCGGGGAATCCCGCGAGGCCCATGACGAGAAGATAGTGGCGGCCATGCGCGGCTACGGCGTTGATACGATCGCGATGGCGGGCTACATGCTGATGGTGACGCCGGTGCTGCTGCGGGCTTTCCCCGGCAGGGTGCTGAACATCCACCCGGCGCTCCTCCCCTCCTTCCCGGGCCTCCACGTCCAGAAGGCGGCCATCGACCACGGGGCGAAGTTCTCCGGCTGCACCGTCCACTTCGTGGACGAGAATATGGACACCGGGCCGATAATCATTCAGGCGGTCGTTCCCGTGCGCGATGACGACACGGAAAAGACCCTCGGCGCGAGGATACTCCGCGAGGAGCACCGCATCTACCCGCAGGCGCTGCAGTATCTGGCCGAGGGAAGATTGAAAATCGTGGGAAGGCGGGTACTTCTGATGCCGCAGAGCCCCGGTTCCGGGGCGCTGCACAACCCGGCGGTAAGTTCCTGAAAACTTGCTGCGCGCGATGTTTTAAGTTCGAGACAATTTAACCGTTTTCATCGGGCCACAAAACCTCGGCCACCAGATCATACGGCTCCGCCTCGACGATTTTCGCCTTCACGAAGCTTCCCACCTCGATTATCCGGTCGCCGTAGTCCCGAAGGCGGGTTATGCCGTCCACCTCGGGGGCCTGGCCGTAGGTTCTGCCGACCACTTCCCCCTCCTCGTCTATCCCCTCGACAAGAACGGGCAGTTCCCTGCCGACGAAATCGAGGTTGCGCTCGTAGCTGAGCTCGGCCTGCAGTTTCATCAGGGTGTCGTGGCGCTCCCAGGCCGTCTCGGGGTCTATCTGGTCCTTCATTTTCTCGGCGGCTGTGCCCTCCTCGGGGGAGTAGACGAACGCCCCGAGGTGGTGGAAGCGCACCTCCTCGACGAAGCGCAAAAGCTCCTCGAACTCCATCTCAGTCTCGCCGGGAAAGCCTACTATTGCGGTGGTGCGAAGGACTATTCCGGGAACCTGCTTTTTGAGCCGCTTGAAGAACTCGGCCGTCTCGCCCGCCGTGACCTTCCTGCCCATCGCCTTGAGTATCCTCGGGTGGGCGTGCTGGATGGGGGCGTCGATGTAGGGGAGAATCTTGTTCGGCTCGGCGAGGAGTTCCAGAAGTTCGTCCGGCAGCGCCCTCGGGTAGGCGTAGAGGAGGCGTATCCACTCGATTCCGTCGATGGCGGAGAGCTCTTTCAGGAGCTTCACCAGTTCCCCTTGCCTTCCGATCTCCAGCCCGTAGGAGGTGGTGTCCTGCGCTATGAGGTTGACCTCTACCGCGCCCTGCCCGGCGAGCCAGCGCGCCTCCTCCAGGAGCTTCGCCGGGGGGAAGGAGTGAAAATCCCCCCTGATAATCGGAATCGTGCAGAAGGTGCAGCGGTTCGAGCATCCTTCGGCGATCTTCAGGTAGACGCTGTGGGGGGGAGCGGTGAGGAGCCTCGCGGGATGGACCGTGGAAGTTACCGCGCCCTTGCTTCCGCAGAGCGTTTCGGGGATTTTGTCTATCTCCTCGGGGGTGAAAAAGAAATCGACCTCCGAAAGCTCCTCCTTCATCTCCGGGTAGCGCTTGTAGAGGCAGCCGGAGACGGCGAGGATCTTGCAGTTGCCCTCAATCTTCAATTTCGCGGCGAGGAGTATCTCCTCCACCGACTCTTCGACCGCATCGCGGATGAAGCCGCAGGTGTTCACGATGACCACCTCGGCCTCGGCCGGGTCTTCCGCTATCTCAAAGCCGCGAGCGACGAGGCCGCCGAGGATACGCTCGGCGTCTACCCTGTTCTTTGCGCAGCCGAGGCTGATGAGACCGACCTTCTTCAATTCTTTTCTCCGTTTTCGTCCACTACCTCTACCCCTTCGGGCGGGGTGAATGTGAATATCGCGTCCTTGACGCCGGTGTTTTTCTTCGCTTCGGAAAATTCGACCTTGGTGATGTTCCCGAGGGCGTTTTCGGTGGTGACCGAGGTTATAAAGCCTTCAGTTCCGTGGCGCACGACAAGGCGCTTTAGATCCGGGTCGGTCTTTTTGGGCTTGAGCTCAAGGCACCCCTCGCCGCAGGAGGACTGCTCGAAGTATTTTCCGGCGTCGCGAAGACCGCCTAGGAGGTCGAGGGCGACCTTTGCCGAAGGGGGAAGATTCGCGGTGTCGCGTCTGACGGCGGTGCGGTCGCGCACCTGATAGAACCAGAGGACCTTCCCGTCGCTCACTATGAGCTGGGGGTCCGCGCCCTCGTACTCCCACCGCATCTTCCCCCCGCGCTTGAAAAAGACGTTGCCGGAGGTGGTCTTTTCGATCTCGGTGGTCTCTATGGCGGTTATCTGCGAAAAGCGGGCGCTAAGGTCCGAGACGCCCTCGTAAGCTTTCAGGATCAGCGCCGCCGAGTCCTCGCCCGAAGCGGAGACGCGGGAAGGGGCCAGGACAAGCAGCAAAAGCCCGCACAGGGGCAGGAACTTCTTGATCATTTTATCCTCAGACCCTCTGGGCCAGAACTTCGCGTGGTTTCGCGCCTCGGTTGGGGCCGACTACCCCTTCGCGCTCCATCATGTCTATGAGGTTGGCGGCGCGGTTGTAGCCGATCTTGAACTTTCGCTGCACCATCGAGGTGGAGGCCTGCCCCGCCTCGGTGACGAAGCGCACCGCCTCATCATAAAGGGAATCGAACTCTCCCTCGCCGTCATCGTAATACCCGGATTCGTCCGCCGCAAGAATCTGGTCGTTGTAATCGGGAGTCCCCTGCTGGCGGAGGAAGGCGGTAAGCCGCGTTATCTCCTGCTCGCTGACGTAGGAGCCGTGGACGCGGTTTATCTTGGCGGTGCCGGGGGGCAAAAAGAGCATGTCGCCGCCGCCGAGGAGCGATTCGGCCCCCATCGAGTCGAGAATCGTCCTTGAATCTACCCTCGAAGCCACCTGAAAGGCGATGCGGGCGGGGAAGTTGGCCTTTATCATGCCGGTGAGGACGTCCACGGAGGGGCGCTGGGTGGCGACAATAAGGTGTATGCCCGCCGCTCGCGCCATCTGCGCAAGCCTCGCTATCGATTCCTCGACGTCCTTGGCTGCGACCATGAGGAGGTCGGCAAGCTCGTCTATTATGACTACTATGTAGGGAAGGTGTTCGGCGCACTTCTCGTCGGGGGAGGCGTCGCCGGTCTTGAGCAGCTTTTCCACCTTCTTGTTGTGCGAGGTGATGTTCCGCACCCCACCCTCGGCCATCAGCCGGTACCTTCTCTCCATCTCCACCACCGCCCACTTGAGCGCCACGGCGGCCTTCTTCGCCTCGGTGACGACGGGGAGGAGGAGGTGGGGGATGTCGTCGTAGACGGAGAGCTCCAGCATCTTCGGATCGACGATTATGAAGCGCACGTCCTTGGGTGTGGCGCGCGCAAGGAGGCTGGCCAGCATCGAGTGGACGCCGACGGATTTGCCGGAGCCGGTCGCGCCCGCGACGAGGAGGTGCGGCATCCGGGCGAGGTCGGCCACCACGGGGTTTCCCGCGATATCTTTGCCCATCGCTATGGTAAGGAGAGATTCGGACCCCCTGAAAAGCTGGGAGTTGAGTATCTCGCTGATAAGAACAATGTCGCGCTCGGCGTTGGGTATCTCCACGCCGACGGTGTCCTTGCCGGGAATGGGGGCGACTATGCGTATGGACTGGGCGCGAAGGGCCATCGCGAGATCGTCGGAGAGGTTAACTATCTTGTTTATCTTCACTCCCGCGGCGGGCTTTATCTCGTACATGGTGACGACGGGGCCGGGGTGGACAGTCTCGACCATGCACTCGACCCCGAAATCCTGCAGCTTTTTCACCAGCAGCTTGGAGGCCATGAGCAGGGTCTCCTGATCGGGCCCCTTGCCCACTCCCTGCCGCGCCTCGAAGATGTCGAGGGGGGGCAGCTTGTAGCCGTCCACCTCCCGCACGAAGTCGAAGGTCTCCTGAACCTTCTGGTGGTGGACGGGCTCTTTTTCGGAGACGATCTTCGGGGGCTTCTTGACAGCCGCCGCCCGTATCTCGGCCCTGTCCTCCTTTAACTCCCTTTCCCTCGCCTTCTCCTCTTTTCTCGTCGCCCTCCACTCCCTTAAACGGGCCAGAAGCTCGACCGTCTTGTCCCTTAGCCTTCCGCCGAAGGCGAAAAGGGAGAAATTGACGGTGAAGATGAGGGAGCAGACGAGGCCTGTGACAACGACAAGGTACGCGCCGGGGCGGTTCAGGATAAAGATCAGCCCCCGCATCAGAAGCTCGCCTAACGCGCCCCCCGCCGGGAAAGCGTCGCGGTCGAAGTGTATCTCGCCGAAAAAGAGGCTTGAGAAGGTGGCGAAAAGAAGGGTTATAAGGACGTACCCCCCGGCGACCCAGCCTGGGTAGCGTATCGGGCGGAGGATTATGTAGCGCACCGCGAAGACCAGGAGCGCTATGGGTATCAGAAAGGAGGCCTGCCCCAGAATCTGGATAAGGAGGTCCGCGACGTAGGAGCCGAAGAGCCCCATGGCATTCTGCGGTACCGGCCCCGCGGTCCCGGCGTTGTTGAAGGAGGGGTCGGCGGAGTTGTAGGTGATGATGGCGGAGGCGAGAAAGACTGCGGCAAGCAGGAGGGTTATCCCCGCGAGCTCGGCCCTGACCCTCTCGCCAAGCCTGCTGACGCTCTTTTCTTCTCCCTTTGTTTCCGACATCCATTATCCTTCCGTTGGCGAAAGATCTTCCCGTGATACGTCGTCGCGTGCTCGCTTGGGGCTCGCCGTAGCGCTGCTACTGCCTCGCCCCGCGCTGCGCGGCTCCTCGTCTGACGGGAAGCTGTTTCGCCAAATTAAAAGCTTAAGGAACTGCCTTGCCTTACCGTCAAGGAATTCCTTCGACGGGAACTCTCACGGTTTTCCCGAACTTCGACAGTTTATTCAGTTGGTGGGCATCCCGTCAATGGCAGCAGTAAAATGGATTTTCCCCGGCGGGTGAAGTTTTACGGCAATTTCCCCTTGCGCGGCTTTTTTTCTTCGGATATAAAGGCATGCTTCAAAGCTCCTCGAAGCTTGTGACGCGGGAGGGGCGTGCTAAATTACCGTTTAATGAGGTTTTAAGGTCATGAAAAGCTATATGGCTACACCGCAGACCGTCAATCCCGAGTGGTTCGTGGTCGACGTTGAAGGTCTGCCCGTGGGCCGCATTGCCAGCAAGATCGCTTCGGTACTGCGCGGCAAGCACAAGCCCACATATACGCCTCACACCGACGCGGGCGACTTCGTCGTCGTCGTCAACGCCGAGAAGATCCGTCTTACCGGCTCCAAGCTCGATCAGAAGATGTACTACTGGCACACCGGATATCCGGGCGGCATTCGCGGACGTTCCGCCCGCGAGATGCTGGCCCTCAAGCCCGAAGAAGTCATCAGCATAGCGGTGAAGGGAATGCTTCCCAAGAATCCCCTCGGCCGCAAGATGTTCGGCAAGCTGAAGGTCTACTCCGGCGCCGAGCACCCCCATGCGGCCCAACAGCCCAGACCCCTTGACGTGTAGGGCGGAGGAATTCATATGAGCGACATCAGAACCACCGGCAAGAGAAAAACCTCTATCGCCCGCGTCACCCTCTCCGAGGGCGAAGGCAAGATAGTCATAAACAACGGCCGCACCCTGGAGCAGCACTTCCCCCGCGAAGCGCACCAGCGCGCGGTGCTCACTCCTCTCGCCATAACCGAGAGGCTTGCGAAGTACGACGTCAAGGTCAACGTTGTCGGCGGCGGCAACACCGGGCAGGCCGAAGCGGTCCGCCACGGCATCGCCCGCGCCCTCCTCGAAGCCGAGGTCGAGCTTCGCGACACGCTGAAGAAGGCCGGGCTCCTCACCCGCGACGCCCGTATCGTCGAGACGAAAAAGTACGGCCACCACAAGGCCCGCAGGAGCTGCCAGTTCTCCAAGCGTTAAGATCCCGCAGATACGCTTATTCTTTAAAAAAGGGCTCCGTTCGCGGGGCTCTTTTTGTTTACGGAGGCTACAATGACCAGAGTCGGCATCATAGGCGCAAGCGGTTACACCGGGGCGGAGCTTCTCCGCGTCCTTTGCGCCCATCCGGGTGTTCGCATCACCCTCATCACCTCGCGCCAGTACGAGGGCAAGCCTCTCTACGACTGCTACCCCGGTCTCTCCCCCCTGCCTTTCGTCTTCGAGAACCACGAGGACGAAAAGGTGCTCGAAAAGGCCGATTTCTACTTCACCGCCCTGCCCCACGAGGCCAGCGCGGAGGTGGTGGCGAAGCTCCTCGCCCTCGGGAAAAGGGTCGTCGACCTCTCGGCGGACTTTCGCTTCTCCGACCCCGAGGAGTACGAGGCCCACTACGGCCCCCACCCCCACCCCGAGCTCTGCCGCGAAGCCGTCTACGGCCTTTCGGAGATCTACGGGGAAAAGGTGAAGTCCGCCCGGCTGGTGGCGAACCCCGGCTGCTACCCGACCTCCTCCCTTTTGCCGCTCCTTCCCCTGATACAGGAGGGGATGATCGACCCCGATTCCATAATAATCGACGCCAAATCCGGCGTCTCCGGCGCGGGGCGCGGCGCGAACCAGACGACCCACTTCTGCGAGGCCAACGAGAGCCTGAAGGCCTACAAGGTCGCCTCCCACCGCCACACCCCCGAGATCGAGTCCCACCTCTCGGCGGCGGCGAAAAAGCCGGTGAAGGTTGTCTTCACACCCCACCTCATACCGATGACGCGGGGAATGCTGGCGACGATCTACGCGACCCCCCTCAGGGGCGTGAAGCGGGCGGACGTGGAAAACATCTGGAAGAAGTTCTACGAGAAGACCCCCTTCGTCGAGGTCGCCCCGAAGGACATAC from the bacterium genome contains:
- a CDS encoding 50S ribosomal protein L13 is translated as MKSYMATPQTVNPEWFVVDVEGLPVGRIASKIASVLRGKHKPTYTPHTDAGDFVVVVNAEKIRLTGSKLDQKMYYWHTGYPGGIRGRSAREMLALKPEEVISIAVKGMLPKNPLGRKMFGKLKVYSGAEHPHAAQQPRPLDV
- a CDS encoding N-acetyl-gamma-glutamyl-phosphate reductase; translated protein: MTRVGIIGASGYTGAELLRVLCAHPGVRITLITSRQYEGKPLYDCYPGLSPLPFVFENHEDEKVLEKADFYFTALPHEASAEVVAKLLALGKRVVDLSADFRFSDPEEYEAHYGPHPHPELCREAVYGLSEIYGEKVKSARLVANPGCYPTSSLLPLLPLIQEGMIDPDSIIIDAKSGVSGAGRGANQTTHFCEANESLKAYKVASHRHTPEIESHLSAAAKKPVKVVFTPHLIPMTRGMLATIYATPLRGVKRADVENIWKKFYEKTPFVEVAPKDILPDTAFVRGTNRCMMGVRDYPSCNRLVILSVIDNLAKGASTQAIQNMNLMLGYGMAEGLSLQTLVP
- a CDS encoding 30S ribosomal protein S9 — translated: MSDIRTTGKRKTSIARVTLSEGEGKIVINNGRTLEQHFPREAHQRAVLTPLAITERLAKYDVKVNVVGGGNTGQAEAVRHGIARALLEAEVELRDTLKKAGLLTRDARIVETKKYGHHKARRSCQFSKR
- a CDS encoding DNA translocase FtsK, coding for MSETKGEEKSVSRLGERVRAELAGITLLLAAVFLASAIITYNSADPSFNNAGTAGPVPQNAMGLFGSYVADLLIQILGQASFLIPIALLVFAVRYIILRPIRYPGWVAGGYVLITLLFATFSSLFFGEIHFDRDAFPAGGALGELLMRGLIFILNRPGAYLVVVTGLVCSLIFTVNFSLFAFGGRLRDKTVELLARLREWRATRKEEKARERELKEDRAEIRAAAVKKPPKIVSEKEPVHHQKVQETFDFVREVDGYKLPPLDIFEARQGVGKGPDQETLLMASKLLVKKLQDFGVECMVETVHPGPVVTMYEIKPAAGVKINKIVNLSDDLAMALRAQSIRIVAPIPGKDTVGVEIPNAERDIVLISEILNSQLFRGSESLLTIAMGKDIAGNPVVADLARMPHLLVAGATGSGKSVGVHSMLASLLARATPKDVRFIIVDPKMLELSVYDDIPHLLLPVVTEAKKAAVALKWAVVEMERRYRLMAEGGVRNITSHNKKVEKLLKTGDASPDEKCAEHLPYIVVIIDELADLLMVAAKDVEESIARLAQMARAAGIHLIVATQRPSVDVLTGMIKANFPARIAFQVASRVDSRTILDSMGAESLLGGGDMLFLPPGTAKINRVHGSYVSEQEITRLTAFLRQQGTPDYNDQILAADESGYYDDGEGEFDSLYDEAVRFVTEAGQASTSMVQRKFKIGYNRAANLIDMMEREGVVGPNRGAKPREVLAQRV